One window of Microbacterium sediminis genomic DNA carries:
- the purM gene encoding phosphoribosylformylglycinamidine cyclo-ligase, protein MKSSVRATQGPEVLGGVGGFAGLFDASALRGYRRPLLATSTDGVGTKVAIAQAIDKHDTIGQDLVGMVVDDIVVVGARPLFMTDYIACGKVVPERIADIVRGIADACTATGTALVGGETAEHPGLLGVDDYDVAGAATGVVEADAVLGAERVRPGDAVLALGSSGLHSNGYSLVRHILTKAGIGYGDHAADFGTSWGEALLEPTRLYTSPLLRLIAQLGDGVHSLSHVTGGGIAANLARVLPRGTWSEVDRTTWSPSPVFRVLSDIAGTTLESSEGTWNLGIGFLAIVDPAVVDAAIAALAQDGIPAWQVGTVGEGAAPGDDFEQGAKGVDGGAVRLVGAYAN, encoded by the coding sequence ATGAAGTCGTCGGTGCGCGCGACGCAGGGCCCCGAGGTGCTGGGCGGGGTCGGCGGATTCGCCGGGCTCTTCGACGCCAGCGCACTGCGCGGCTACCGCCGCCCGCTGCTCGCCACCAGCACCGACGGCGTGGGCACCAAGGTCGCGATCGCGCAGGCGATCGACAAGCACGACACGATCGGCCAGGACCTCGTGGGCATGGTCGTCGATGACATCGTCGTGGTCGGCGCCCGGCCGCTGTTCATGACGGACTACATCGCGTGCGGCAAGGTCGTGCCCGAGCGCATCGCCGACATCGTGCGCGGCATCGCCGACGCCTGCACCGCCACGGGCACCGCGCTCGTCGGCGGCGAGACCGCGGAGCACCCGGGCCTGCTGGGCGTCGACGACTACGACGTGGCGGGCGCGGCGACCGGCGTCGTCGAGGCCGACGCCGTGCTCGGCGCGGAGCGCGTGCGGCCGGGCGACGCGGTGCTCGCGCTCGGCTCCAGCGGCCTGCACTCCAACGGCTACTCGCTCGTGCGGCACATCCTCACCAAGGCGGGGATCGGCTACGGCGATCACGCCGCCGACTTCGGCACCTCGTGGGGCGAGGCGCTCCTGGAGCCCACCCGCCTGTACACCTCGCCGCTGCTGCGCCTCATCGCACAGCTCGGCGACGGCGTCCACTCGCTCAGCCACGTCACCGGCGGCGGCATCGCGGCGAACCTCGCGCGCGTGCTGCCCCGCGGCACCTGGAGCGAGGTGGACCGCACCACCTGGAGCCCGAGCCCCGTCTTCCGCGTGCTCAGCGACATCGCCGGCACGACGCTGGAGTCCAGCGAGGGCACCTGGAACCTCGGGATCGGCTTCCTCGCGATCGTCGATCCGGCGGTCGTCGACGCGGCGATCGCGGCGCTCGCGCAGGACGGGATCCCCGCGTGGCAGGTCGGCACCGTCGGCGAGGGCGCGGCCCCGGGCGACGACTTCGAGCAGGGCGCCAAGGGCGTCGATGGCGGTGCCGTCCGCCTGGTCGGCGCCTACGCCAACTGA
- the purF gene encoding amidophosphoribosyltransferase encodes MCGIVGMVGRGPVNQDIYDALLLLQHRGQDATGIATAEPSGVMHIQKKPGQVREAFRTRDMRSLLGNVGLGHVRYATKGTASAEEEAQPFYVNSPYGLILIHNGNLTNTRELTAEMEQRDRRHLNSSSDTELLLNVLANELQATTSPVDLDPDRIFEAVTRTHRRIEGAYAVISVIAGYGLLAFRDPFGIRPLVLGRRAGDDGRDEWVVASESLVLENADYELVRDVEPGEAVFITNDGDLYAKQCADDPKLLPCSFEYVYLARPDSIMNGVSVYESRLRMGEKLAATIAKHVPEGLIDVVMPIPDSARPAAMEVAKVLGIEYREGFYKNRYVGRTFIMPGQAVRKKSVRQKLNAMSSEFRGKNVLLIDDSIVRGTTSKQIVQMAYAAGAKTVTFASAAPPVRHPHVYGINMPSRLELVAHGRTIPEIAEELGCDHLVYQEVEDLRDAIIESAVGGASFTDLDMSCFDGRYVTGTVTDEYLSWVESVQTS; translated from the coding sequence ATGTGCGGCATCGTCGGAATGGTCGGGCGCGGCCCGGTCAACCAGGACATCTACGACGCGCTCCTCCTGCTGCAGCACCGCGGTCAGGATGCCACCGGCATCGCCACCGCCGAGCCCAGCGGCGTCATGCACATCCAGAAGAAGCCGGGGCAGGTGCGCGAGGCCTTCCGCACGCGCGACATGCGCTCGCTGCTCGGCAACGTCGGCCTCGGTCACGTGCGCTACGCCACCAAGGGCACGGCGTCGGCCGAGGAGGAGGCGCAGCCCTTCTACGTCAACTCCCCGTACGGCCTGATCCTCATCCACAACGGCAACCTCACGAACACGCGCGAGCTGACCGCCGAGATGGAACAGCGCGATCGCCGGCACCTGAACTCGTCGAGCGACACCGAGCTGCTGCTGAACGTGCTGGCCAACGAGCTGCAGGCCACCACGAGCCCGGTCGACCTCGACCCCGACCGCATCTTCGAGGCCGTCACCCGCACGCACCGCCGCATCGAGGGCGCGTACGCCGTGATCTCGGTGATCGCCGGATACGGGCTACTGGCCTTCCGCGATCCGTTCGGCATCCGCCCGCTCGTGCTGGGGCGCCGCGCCGGCGACGACGGGCGCGACGAGTGGGTCGTGGCCAGCGAGTCGCTCGTGCTCGAGAACGCCGACTACGAGCTGGTCCGCGACGTCGAGCCCGGCGAGGCCGTGTTCATCACGAACGATGGCGACCTCTACGCTAAGCAGTGCGCCGACGACCCGAAGCTGCTGCCGTGCTCGTTCGAGTACGTGTACCTGGCGCGTCCCGACTCGATCATGAACGGCGTCTCCGTGTACGAGTCGCGCCTGCGCATGGGCGAGAAGCTCGCCGCCACGATCGCCAAGCACGTGCCCGAGGGACTGATCGACGTCGTCATGCCGATCCCCGACTCGGCGCGTCCCGCGGCGATGGAGGTCGCGAAGGTGCTCGGGATCGAGTACCGCGAGGGCTTCTACAAGAACCGCTACGTCGGCCGCACGTTCATCATGCCGGGCCAGGCCGTGCGCAAGAAGAGCGTGCGCCAGAAGCTCAACGCGATGTCGAGCGAGTTCCGCGGCAAGAACGTGCTGCTGATCGACGACTCGATCGTGCGCGGCACGACGAGCAAGCAGATCGTGCAGATGGCGTACGCCGCCGGGGCCAAGACGGTCACGTTCGCCTCGGCCGCCCCGCCGGTGCGACACCCGCACGTCTACGGCATCAACATGCCCTCGCGCCTCGAGCTGGTGGCCCACGGCCGCACGATCCCGGAGATCGCCGAGGAGCTCGGCTGCGATCACCTGGTGTACCAGGAGGTCGAGGACCTGCGCGACGCGATCATCGAGAGCGCCGTCGGCGGAGCGTCGTTCACCGACCTCGACATGAGCTGCTTCGACGGCCGCTACGTCACCGGCACCGTCACCGACGAGTACCTGAGCTGGGTCGAGAGCGTCCAGACCTCCTGA
- a CDS encoding universal stress protein, with the protein MTVSKNQVEAVGEARIPEEDKALHGAVVVGAIPDQNPRVLKEAARYAKLLGAPLVVVHVDVTRFVTYEDPDGYVHSAPIDINVDAGAEEFEAVKQAAAEVLDGRIAWESRQLVGDPALALKHFTTKIDAKLIVIGTRKRGFGESLREFFTGSVAARLSHRQSIPLLVIPQGELLADDEDYPPSDLT; encoded by the coding sequence ATGACGGTGTCGAAGAACCAGGTCGAGGCTGTGGGCGAGGCCCGCATTCCCGAGGAAGACAAGGCACTGCACGGAGCGGTCGTCGTCGGAGCGATTCCCGATCAGAACCCGCGGGTCCTCAAGGAGGCCGCCCGATACGCCAAGCTGCTGGGCGCGCCGTTGGTCGTCGTGCACGTGGATGTGACGCGCTTCGTCACCTACGAGGACCCGGACGGATACGTCCACTCCGCCCCGATCGACATCAACGTCGACGCCGGCGCCGAGGAGTTCGAGGCCGTCAAGCAGGCGGCCGCCGAGGTGCTCGACGGCCGGATCGCGTGGGAGTCGCGGCAGCTCGTCGGCGACCCGGCCCTCGCGCTCAAGCACTTCACGACCAAGATCGACGCGAAGCTCATCGTGATCGGCACCCGCAAGCGGGGCTTCGGCGAGTCGCTGCGCGAGTTCTTCACCGGATCGGTCGCGGCACGCCTCTCGCACCGCCAGTCGATCCCGCTGCTGGTCATCCCGCAGGGCGAGCTGCTCGCCGACGACGAGGACTACCCGCCGTCGGACCTCACCTGA
- a CDS encoding DUF3073 domain-containing protein: MGRGRQKAKHTKLARELKSYSPSVDYNALERELGSHSDDDLYVDKWADQYGDDDEDQDNAA; the protein is encoded by the coding sequence ATGGGGCGTGGCCGTCAGAAGGCGAAGCACACCAAGCTCGCCCGTGAACTGAAGTCGTACAGTCCTTCGGTGGACTACAACGCGCTCGAGCGCGAGCTCGGCAGCCACAGCGACGACGACCTGTACGTCGACAAGTGGGCCGATCAGTACGGTGACGACGACGAAGATCAGGACAACGCGGCCTGA
- a CDS encoding PGPGW domain-containing protein — MPSPADPGRPAAREYGAVRGWIERRPRVRRGYRAAVGTLGGIITALGVILLPLPGPGALVLIVGLAVLGSEFAWAQRASAWVRRQVARIAAWWKRRRERRQATTGR; from the coding sequence GTGCCCTCTCCCGCTGATCCCGGCCGCCCGGCGGCGCGCGAGTACGGCGCCGTGCGGGGATGGATCGAGCGGCGCCCGCGCGTTCGCCGCGGCTACCGCGCGGCCGTCGGCACGCTCGGCGGCATCATCACGGCGCTCGGCGTGATCCTGCTGCCGCTGCCGGGGCCGGGCGCCCTCGTGCTCATCGTCGGGCTCGCGGTCCTCGGCTCGGAGTTCGCGTGGGCGCAGCGAGCGTCGGCCTGGGTGCGCCGCCAGGTCGCCCGGATCGCCGCGTGGTGGAAACGCCGCCGCGAGCGCCGGCAGGCCACGACCGGCCGCTGA
- a CDS encoding PadR family transcriptional regulator: MPPVFSHGDLRLYLLNLLADSPRHGYDIMQALAERTGGTYTPSAGTIYPRLSKLEEEGLVTKTVDGRKTVYEITAAGRAEVAARADDIAGIEAGLADSVRLIADEVRSSVQEAMRSLRADLAAAAHAERSRPRPHTPDDDARAQSREQLQRAEAAIAEFRGRVRSDLRTHVARGGELAAVVVDDLTAALDAAAREVTRALSR, encoded by the coding sequence CGACCTGCGCCTGTACCTGCTGAATCTGCTGGCCGACTCGCCGCGCCACGGGTACGACATCATGCAGGCGCTGGCCGAGCGCACCGGCGGCACCTACACCCCGAGCGCCGGAACGATCTACCCGCGCCTGTCCAAGCTCGAGGAGGAGGGCCTCGTGACCAAGACCGTGGACGGTCGCAAGACGGTCTACGAGATCACCGCCGCGGGCCGCGCCGAGGTCGCCGCACGGGCGGACGACATCGCCGGCATCGAGGCGGGCCTGGCGGACTCCGTGCGGCTCATCGCCGACGAGGTCCGCTCGAGCGTGCAGGAGGCGATGAGGAGCCTGCGGGCCGATCTGGCCGCCGCCGCGCACGCCGAGCGCTCGCGCCCGCGGCCACACACGCCCGACGACGACGCGCGCGCGCAGTCGCGCGAGCAGCTGCAGCGCGCCGAGGCCGCGATCGCGGAGTTCCGCGGGCGCGTGCGCAGCGACCTGCGCACCCACGTGGCGCGGGGCGGCGAGCTCGCCGCCGTGGTCGTCGACGATCTCACCGCGGCGCTGGATGCCGCCGCGCGCGAGGTGACACGTGCCCTCTCCCGCTGA